The following proteins are encoded in a genomic region of [Eubacterium] hominis:
- a CDS encoding LacI family DNA-binding transcriptional regulator: MATIKDIARELNLGVSTVSMALNDNSRISQQTKQMVLDKARELGYVKNGIAVDLQKKCTNIILFVVTDASRSFFSKTLHAIQERVASYGYDLLIATTQSSSRTAKRFISEHRADGVIIYTNQIEDEFIQAYAREDFPMYIMGHHVEGDYIFSDDIQRYASDYSAAVEYLIAKGHKRIAFVKGSMKTLGTPRRLSGYKNTLLKFGIPYREELVFDAGSNTFAGGYDATMNIIDQIENIDAIYYSNDDIALGGMRALQHRNIQVPDDISIIGSNNLPESSLVSPALTTVDLQVEKGAYFAVDCLMHALNKEYDEIQKAKDHRKNDIEHVVERETVKEK; this comes from the coding sequence ATGGCAACAATCAAGGATATAGCAAGAGAATTAAATCTGGGAGTTTCGACTGTATCCATGGCTTTAAATGATAATTCAAGAATTTCGCAGCAAACAAAACAAATGGTTTTGGACAAAGCGAGAGAATTAGGATATGTAAAAAATGGGATTGCGGTAGATTTACAAAAGAAATGTACCAATATTATATTGTTTGTAGTAACAGATGCTTCACGTTCTTTTTTCTCAAAAACATTACATGCAATCCAAGAACGAGTAGCATCTTATGGTTATGATCTATTGATAGCGACAACACAAAGCTCTTCACGTACAGCGAAAAGGTTTATATCAGAGCATCGTGCAGATGGCGTTATCATTTATACCAATCAGATTGAAGATGAATTTATTCAGGCTTATGCAAGAGAAGATTTTCCTATGTATATTATGGGACATCATGTAGAAGGGGATTATATCTTTAGCGATGATATTCAAAGATATGCTTCAGATTATAGTGCAGCAGTAGAATATTTAATCGCAAAAGGGCATAAACGTATCGCCTTTGTCAAAGGCTCTATGAAAACTTTGGGAACACCAAGAAGATTATCTGGATACAAAAACACATTATTGAAATTTGGTATTCCATATCGTGAAGAACTTGTATTTGATGCTGGTAGCAATACCTTTGCTGGGGGATATGATGCAACAATGAATATCATAGATCAAATAGAAAATATTGATGCTATCTATTATTCTAATGACGATATTGCTTTGGGAGGCATGCGTGCGTTACAACATAGAAATATTCAAGTTCCCGATGATATATCGATTATAGGAAGCAATAATCTTCCTGAATCTTCTCTTGTAAGTCCTGCATTAACTACAGTTGATCTACAGGTGGAAAAGGGTGCATATTTTGCAGTTGACTGCTTAATGCATGCATTAAATAAAGAATATGATGAAATTCAAAAAGCAAAAGATCATCGTAAAAATGATATTGAACACGTTGTAGAAAGGGAAACTGTAAAGGAAAAATAA
- a CDS encoding PTS glucose transporter subunit IIA, with product MALFRKEKKIDIKNVNPYTLYAPVKGVLKPIELVDDMVFSSKMMGDGIAIEPIDGKIYSPVDGKISVVFPTGHVVGIESDSGMRVILHIGIDTVELNGEGFQSYVHVGDKVHAGSFIMKINLHTITKNYQATTMMVIENSEEFHFINKRMGEVEPGMQVLEVERV from the coding sequence ATGGCATTGTTTAGAAAAGAAAAGAAGATTGATATTAAAAACGTAAATCCGTATACGTTATATGCACCTGTAAAAGGGGTGTTAAAGCCGATTGAATTAGTAGATGATATGGTTTTCAGTAGTAAGATGATGGGAGATGGTATCGCAATTGAACCAATAGATGGAAAAATATATAGTCCTGTTGATGGTAAAATCAGTGTTGTATTTCCTACAGGGCATGTAGTTGGTATAGAGAGTGATAGTGGTATGCGTGTAATATTGCACATAGGAATTGACACCGTAGAATTAAATGGTGAAGGATTCCAATCATATGTACATGTTGGGGATAAAGTACATGCAGGAAGTTTCATAATGAAAATTAATCTACATACAATTACAAAAAATTATCAAGCAACGACGATGATGGTAATTGAAAATAGTGAGGAATTTCATTTCATAAATAAAAGAATGGGGGAAGTGGAGCCTGGTATGCAGGTGTTGGAAGTAGAAAGGGTGTAA
- a CDS encoding ATP-binding protein, translated as MNNLVRIEQIEINGIKNILHGEVAFQEYSEILKGDFDDIRSTFHPVLGIYGQNGSGKSAVLETTKILKTIMSGECLPKNIDQYINNENHEANLIYTFLFIHETNMQLVEYHVKIELEDGNFNITSEKLLSKSYDKDKKKWKPQVILIQTDFGDITLKKLKNKISKDLLIELRVVKDMQKDASFIFYERNRNSLISELKDKNEDYLIKTIEVLNIFAQTGLIIIENDVMGSINMNTFMPISVYLPVKDSLKLGEIPVNILEPNEMPLALFHDMEKIIQQIDLVISAIIPSLNIQIIHKKEQLLKDGSMGMNFEVVSVRNAKFIPLKYESEGIKRIISVTSSLIAAYNNNSLCLMIDEFDSGIYEYLLGELLEIMNESAKGQFVFTSHNLRPLEKLSYKSIIFTTVNPTNRFIRLTGVKPNNNIRDYYYTNIMLGGQSEQLYEETKNYEIKRAFRKAGKLYE; from the coding sequence ATGAATAATCTTGTAAGAATTGAACAAATTGAAATAAATGGCATTAAAAATATTCTTCATGGTGAAGTGGCTTTTCAGGAGTATAGTGAAATATTAAAAGGAGACTTTGATGATATTAGATCCACATTTCACCCTGTACTTGGCATATATGGACAAAATGGTTCTGGAAAAAGTGCCGTTTTAGAGACCACTAAAATTCTTAAAACAATCATGTCAGGGGAGTGCCTGCCAAAGAATATTGATCAGTATATCAATAATGAAAATCATGAAGCCAATCTTATATATACATTTTTGTTTATTCATGAAACAAATATGCAGCTGGTGGAATATCATGTGAAAATAGAATTAGAAGATGGTAACTTTAATATAACATCAGAAAAGCTACTATCTAAATCATACGATAAAGATAAGAAGAAATGGAAACCACAAGTTATTTTAATTCAAACAGATTTTGGAGATATTACTTTAAAAAAATTAAAAAATAAAATATCCAAGGATCTATTAATAGAACTAAGGGTTGTGAAAGATATGCAAAAGGATGCTTCTTTTATTTTTTATGAAAGAAATAGGAATTCATTAATTTCTGAATTGAAAGATAAAAATGAAGATTATCTAATCAAAACAATTGAAGTATTAAATATCTTTGCGCAAACTGGTTTAATCATTATTGAGAATGATGTGATGGGCAGTATCAATATGAATACATTTATGCCAATCAGTGTTTACTTGCCTGTAAAAGATTCATTAAAGCTTGGAGAAATTCCAGTAAATATCTTAGAACCTAACGAGATGCCATTAGCACTATTTCATGATATGGAAAAAATTATTCAGCAAATAGATCTAGTAATATCAGCTATTATTCCTTCCTTGAATATACAAATCATACACAAGAAAGAGCAGCTTTTAAAAGATGGTTCTATGGGCATGAATTTTGAAGTTGTTAGTGTTAGAAATGCAAAATTTATACCACTAAAATATGAATCAGAGGGGATAAAGAGAATAATTTCAGTAACAAGCTCCTTAATTGCTGCCTATAATAACAATTCACTATGTTTAATGATCGATGAATTTGATTCGGGCATTTATGAATACTTGTTAGGAGAATTGTTGGAAATCATGAATGAATCTGCCAAAGGTCAATTTGTATTTACTTCACATAATTTAAGACCATTAGAAAAATTATCATATAAATCAATTATATTTACAACAGTAAATCCAACTAACAGATTTATACGTTTAACAGGAGTAAAACCAAACAATAATATTCGTGATTATTATTATACAAATATTATGTTAGGTGGACAAAGTGAGCAATTGTATGAGGAAACAAAAAACTATGAAATAAAGAGGGCATTTAGAAAAGCAGGAAAATTATATGAATAA
- a CDS encoding sulfatase, which yields MKAIMVMFDTLSRRFLENYGNDWVKTPNFKRLEEHCCRFDNFYGGSMPCMPARRELHTGKYNFLHRSWGPLEPFDFSVIEELKKAGIYTHLCTDHSHYFEDGGATYHNRYNTWEGFRGQEGDRWIPQDEGMLPSQRNALSKKGISVQQHYANITRQQKEEDMSSVKTFHAGLDFIKKHADKDNWFLQIESFDPHEPFYVPQRYRDLYELENAPEFNWPAYGPIDEQLHGENLKEVRKEYASLITMCDHYLGKVLDLMDQYDLWKDTMFIVNTDHGFLLGEHGMMGKNFGPMYDEVIHIPFFLYDPNHQGHKSCEAIAQTIDVAPTLLDFFNIDYSVCDGSSLITCMRNNQNTRDVILYGVHGSFTCMSDGSYVYMKANIDSENPLVECTLMPTQMRGFIPCEAINKAELVKGDAYSNGVSYLKIPIKTFYDASIFGDQLFNIKEDEYQKYNLVGKVDTQIYDNKLKELLKQYQAPEEEFQRLGLLN from the coding sequence ATGAAGGCGATCATGGTCATGTTTGATACCCTGAGCAGAAGATTTTTAGAAAACTATGGAAATGACTGGGTGAAAACGCCAAATTTCAAACGGCTAGAGGAACATTGCTGTCGTTTTGATAATTTTTATGGAGGCAGTATGCCATGTATGCCTGCCAGAAGAGAATTGCATACAGGAAAATATAATTTTCTTCACAGAAGCTGGGGGCCATTAGAGCCATTTGATTTTTCTGTGATTGAAGAGTTAAAAAAAGCTGGAATTTATACACATTTATGTACAGATCATTCTCATTATTTCGAAGATGGAGGTGCAACCTATCATAATCGATACAATACTTGGGAAGGATTTCGTGGACAGGAAGGTGATCGCTGGATACCACAAGATGAAGGAATGCTTCCTTCTCAACGGAATGCTTTGTCAAAAAAGGGTATTTCAGTTCAGCAACATTATGCAAATATTACAAGACAACAAAAAGAAGAAGATATGTCCAGTGTAAAAACATTTCATGCTGGTCTAGATTTCATTAAAAAACATGCTGATAAAGATAACTGGTTTCTTCAAATAGAAAGTTTTGATCCACATGAACCATTTTATGTTCCACAAAGATATCGTGATTTATATGAGCTTGAAAATGCACCAGAATTCAACTGGCCAGCTTATGGTCCTATTGATGAACAGTTGCATGGGGAAAATTTAAAAGAAGTTAGAAAAGAATATGCCTCTTTAATCACAATGTGTGATCATTATCTAGGAAAAGTGCTGGATTTAATGGATCAATACGATTTATGGAAAGATACAATGTTTATTGTGAATACAGATCATGGATTTTTGCTGGGGGAACATGGCATGATGGGCAAAAATTTTGGACCAATGTATGATGAAGTTATACATATACCTTTTTTTCTATATGATCCAAATCATCAAGGGCATAAAAGCTGTGAAGCTATAGCACAGACCATTGATGTGGCTCCTACTTTATTGGACTTTTTTAATATTGATTATAGTGTATGTGATGGTTCTTCATTAATCACATGTATGAGGAATAACCAAAATACTAGAGATGTTATATTATATGGCGTTCATGGAAGCTTTACATGCATGAGTGATGGATCTTATGTTTATATGAAAGCCAATATTGATTCAGAAAATCCATTGGTTGAGTGTACATTAATGCCAACCCAAATGAGAGGATTTATTCCTTGTGAAGCAATCAATAAGGCAGAATTAGTAAAAGGAGATGCTTATTCTAATGGGGTATCTTATTTGAAAATTCCAATAAAAACATTTTATGATGCTTCTATCTTTGGAGATCAATTGTTTAATATCAAAGAAGATGAATATCAAAAATATAATCTTGTGGGAAAAGTAGATACACAAATATATGATAATAAATTAAAAGAATTACTGAAACAGTATCAGGCGCCTGAAGAAGAATTTCAACGTTTGGGATTGTTGAATTAA
- a CDS encoding threonylcarbamoyl-AMP synthase, with translation MNTIRFEKEDLEAVVELLKEGNVVAFPTDTVYGLGVIYENEEALEALKEAKGRPENKPIPTMVASLEQIETIAEVDDRARKLVNAFMPGAFTIILKKKDTLPDYITNGFDTVGIRMPDDPFVLEMIEKCEKPLLVTSANLSGEETGVNDEQVLSQLDGRIDAIVLGEAGGKVASTIVDMSKEEINIIRSGPIDEETILNTLK, from the coding sequence ATGAATACCATCCGTTTTGAAAAAGAAGATTTAGAAGCAGTTGTAGAACTGTTGAAAGAAGGAAACGTTGTCGCATTCCCTACAGATACAGTTTATGGATTAGGCGTCATTTATGAAAATGAAGAAGCATTAGAAGCTCTAAAAGAAGCCAAAGGCAGACCAGAAAATAAGCCAATTCCAACGATGGTGGCAAGTCTTGAACAAATAGAAACTATTGCAGAAGTAGATGATCGTGCAAGAAAGCTTGTGAATGCATTTATGCCAGGGGCATTTACTATCATTTTAAAAAAGAAAGATACATTACCAGATTACATTACAAACGGATTTGATACAGTAGGTATTCGTATGCCAGATGATCCATTTGTACTGGAAATGATTGAAAAATGTGAGAAGCCATTGTTAGTAACAAGTGCCAATTTATCCGGTGAAGAAACTGGTGTAAATGATGAACAGGTATTGTCACAACTGGATGGCAGAATTGATGCAATTGTGCTGGGTGAAGCTGGTGGAAAAGTCGCAAGTACGATTGTGGATATGAGCAAAGAGGAAATCAATATCATCAGAAGTGGACCAATTGATGAAGAAACCATTTTGAATACATTAAAATAG
- a CDS encoding PRD domain-containing protein, with protein MKIIKLLNNNVVIAKDRRKGEVVVMGTGIGFQAKAGDHVRHDKIQKVFVLNENTKLGELISQIPASYLELTEKIVDYSKNNYEMILSENIYLSLTDHIYFALKRIKEETDIDNPFLIEVKEFYKDEFKIGCYAKKLIHEMYSVDIPDEEIGYIALHLIENTHNQGKRYVSKTLDVVDATITFIKEDYLTSIDENSLAYTRLVNHVKHFAKRYIEDSENDVDDQLLSKTITEVFIKEYECVERLSEHLKKTFGREIKNPEKNYLILHLRNCKDLK; from the coding sequence ATGAAAATTATAAAGCTCTTAAATAACAATGTTGTGATTGCGAAGGATCGTCGAAAAGGGGAAGTTGTCGTGATGGGAACAGGGATTGGTTTTCAGGCAAAAGCTGGTGATCATGTACGTCATGATAAAATCCAGAAGGTATTTGTATTGAATGAAAACACAAAACTTGGAGAACTTATTTCACAAATTCCTGCTTCATATTTAGAACTAACAGAAAAGATTGTAGATTATTCAAAAAATAATTATGAAATGATATTAAGTGAAAATATTTATTTATCTCTAACGGATCATATCTACTTCGCATTAAAACGAATCAAGGAAGAAACGGATATAGATAATCCATTTTTGATAGAAGTAAAAGAGTTTTACAAAGATGAATTTAAGATAGGATGCTATGCGAAAAAGCTGATACATGAGATGTATAGTGTGGATATTCCCGATGAAGAAATTGGTTATATCGCATTACATCTGATAGAAAATACACATAATCAGGGCAAACGGTATGTAAGTAAAACATTAGATGTTGTAGATGCTACAATCACTTTTATCAAAGAAGATTATCTAACTTCAATTGATGAAAACAGTCTTGCATATACACGATTAGTAAACCATGTAAAACATTTCGCGAAACGCTATATAGAAGATAGTGAGAATGATGTAGATGACCAATTACTATCTAAGACGATTACAGAAGTATTCATCAAAGAATATGAATGTGTTGAGCGGTTAAGTGAGCATTTGAAAAAAACGTTTGGAAGGGAAATTAAAAACCCTGAGAAAAACTATTTAATCCTTCATTTACGTAATTGTAAGGATTTGAAATAG
- a CDS encoding DUF5131 family protein encodes MPQWNPWHGCHKFSEGCEHCYVYRMDERHGKDASVVTKLKTMYLPIAKKRDGSYKIPSGEVLYTCFTSDFFVEEADEWRKEAWAIIKERSDLHFFMITKRIHRFMECIPEDWGDGYENVTICCTMENQKQADIRLPIYLKMPIRHKQLICEPLLSDIDFHGMLDESIEQITAGGESGNEARACDYAWILHIREQCIEKGISFYFKQTGARFIKNGRLYRIQRKYQHQQARKACINVDAQIPRDFIKENKYE; translated from the coding sequence ATGCCACAATGGAATCCATGGCACGGCTGCCATAAGTTCTCTGAAGGCTGTGAGCATTGTTATGTCTATCGTATGGATGAGCGACATGGTAAAGATGCCAGTGTTGTGACAAAACTGAAAACGATGTATCTGCCAATCGCAAAAAAACGGGATGGAAGCTATAAAATACCTTCAGGTGAAGTGCTGTATACGTGCTTTACCAGTGACTTCTTTGTCGAAGAAGCAGATGAATGGCGAAAAGAAGCCTGGGCGATCATAAAAGAAAGAAGTGATTTACATTTCTTTATGATAACCAAACGAATTCACCGCTTTATGGAATGTATACCTGAAGATTGGGGCGATGGTTATGAGAATGTCACGATTTGTTGTACCATGGAAAATCAGAAACAGGCAGATATCCGCTTGCCAATCTATCTCAAGATGCCAATCAGACATAAACAATTGATTTGTGAACCGTTGTTAAGTGATATTGATTTTCATGGCATGCTAGATGAAAGTATAGAACAGATTACAGCAGGTGGAGAAAGCGGTAATGAAGCACGTGCATGTGATTATGCATGGATTTTACATATCCGTGAACAATGTATAGAAAAAGGAATATCATTTTACTTTAAACAGACAGGAGCCAGATTTATCAAAAATGGCAGATTGTATCGCATACAACGAAAATATCAGCATCAACAGGCGAGAAAAGCATGTATTAATGTAGATGCACAGATTCCCCGTGATTTTATAAAGGAGAACAAGTATGAGTAA
- a CDS encoding transporter, giving the protein MSNEWMVKVVKYMEIAIAVISMIAIGVSTVICVCHALGAFVEGSFQLNEFMENILTLVVGIEFVRMLILHTPQSVIEVLLYAVARQIVITHDSSLDNLIGVTAIAVIFMIQKYLLNDKKQNNDGGAV; this is encoded by the coding sequence ATGAGTAATGAATGGATGGTAAAAGTCGTAAAATATATGGAAATCGCAATTGCGGTAATATCCATGATTGCCATTGGCGTATCTACCGTGATATGCGTATGTCATGCGTTAGGCGCATTTGTGGAGGGTTCTTTCCAGCTAAATGAATTTATGGAAAATATTCTGACACTGGTTGTTGGTATTGAATTTGTGCGAATGTTGATTTTACATACACCACAAAGTGTGATTGAAGTGCTGTTATATGCAGTCGCAAGACAGATTGTCATCACGCATGACAGTTCTTTAGATAACTTGATTGGTGTAACGGCAATTGCCGTAATCTTTATGATTCAAAAATATTTATTAAATGATAAAAAACAAAATAACGATGGAGGTGCAGTATGA
- the rpiB gene encoding ribose 5-phosphate isomerase B, producing MKIALACDHGAFEYKEIVKEMLTKEGHIVEDFGCYSTESVDYPDYAGPAAQSVADGKNDRGIVICGTGIGVSITANKIKGIRCALCSDPVSAKLTREHNDSNVLAMGQRIIGVELMKEIVRVWMGTEFSHDARHQRRIDKVMALEK from the coding sequence ATGAAAATAGCATTAGCTTGTGATCATGGAGCATTTGAATACAAGGAAATAGTAAAGGAAATGTTGACTAAAGAAGGACATATCGTTGAAGATTTCGGCTGTTATAGCACAGAAAGTGTAGATTATCCTGATTATGCAGGACCTGCTGCACAAAGTGTTGCGGATGGCAAGAACGATCGTGGTATCGTTATTTGTGGTACTGGTATTGGTGTAAGTATCACTGCCAATAAAATCAAAGGAATTCGTTGTGCGTTATGCAGCGACCCAGTAAGTGCAAAACTTACAAGAGAACACAATGATTCAAACGTTTTAGCAATGGGTCAAAGAATCATCGGTGTAGAATTAATGAAAGAAATCGTACGTGTATGGATGGGTACCGAATTCAGTCATGATGCTCGCCACCAAAGACGTATCGATAAAGTAATGGCTTTAGAAAAATAA
- a CDS encoding MATE family efflux transporter gives MCHGPLFSKIIMFAIPLILSGVLQLLFNAADIVVVGRFTGSHALAAVGSTSSLINLLVNLFIGVSVGANVLLGKFCGAQDYKNASETVHTAIYIAIWGGVIMIFAGLILARPLLELMGTPMDVIDLSVLYMRIYFIGMPAFMIYNFGAAILRAVGDTKRPLYFLTVAGVVNVLFNLLFVIVFKMGVAGVALATIISETISAGLIILSLMQSDGILRLHLKEMKFHKDKVAGMLKIGLPAGLQGMIFNISNVLIQSSVNSFGSVVMAGNTAASNIEGFVYTSMNAIYQTSLSFTSQNMGAKQYHRIDKILLQCLGVVTAVGLVLGVGAFLCGHTLLGIYSSSEDVITHGISRLSVVSASYFLCGIMDVMVGSLRGMGYSIMPMLVSLTGACLFRVIWIFTIFQMEHTLFSLYISYPISWILTFSAHVICYLVVRRKALLKAA, from the coding sequence ATGTGTCATGGTCCATTGTTTTCCAAGATTATTATGTTTGCGATACCTTTGATACTATCAGGTGTATTGCAGCTGCTGTTTAATGCAGCAGATATTGTTGTGGTTGGGCGTTTTACTGGGAGTCATGCATTGGCTGCGGTTGGTTCTACCAGCTCTTTGATTAACCTGCTGGTGAATTTATTCATTGGAGTTTCCGTAGGAGCCAATGTTTTATTGGGAAAATTCTGCGGTGCTCAGGATTATAAAAACGCATCAGAAACTGTTCATACAGCTATCTATATCGCTATTTGGGGTGGTGTCATCATGATTTTTGCTGGATTAATACTGGCAAGACCACTATTAGAACTCATGGGAACACCAATGGATGTTATTGATTTATCTGTATTATATATGCGCATATACTTTATTGGAATGCCTGCTTTTATGATATATAACTTTGGTGCTGCCATACTTCGTGCTGTTGGGGATACAAAACGACCATTATATTTCTTAACAGTTGCCGGTGTCGTCAATGTATTGTTTAACCTGTTATTTGTTATTGTATTCAAAATGGGAGTTGCTGGTGTTGCTTTGGCAACGATTATATCAGAAACCATTAGTGCTGGATTAATTATATTAAGTCTGATGCAGTCAGATGGTATCTTGCGGCTTCATTTAAAGGAAATGAAGTTTCATAAAGATAAGGTAGCCGGTATGCTAAAAATTGGTTTGCCTGCAGGTCTACAAGGTATGATTTTCAATATTTCAAATGTATTGATACAATCATCTGTTAATTCCTTTGGTTCTGTCGTGATGGCTGGAAATACAGCTGCCAGTAATATAGAGGGATTTGTTTATACATCCATGAATGCAATTTATCAGACTTCATTAAGCTTTACATCACAGAATATGGGCGCAAAACAATATCATCGCATTGATAAGATCTTACTACAATGTCTGGGTGTTGTGACAGCCGTTGGACTTGTCTTAGGCGTAGGTGCATTCCTTTGTGGACATACATTATTAGGTATTTATTCCTCCAGTGAGGATGTTATTACGCATGGGATATCGCGTTTAAGTGTCGTGAGTGCCTCATATTTCTTATGCGGTATTATGGATGTCATGGTAGGCAGTTTAAGGGGGATGGGGTATTCCATCATGCCAATGTTGGTATCTTTAACAGGTGCATGTTTATTCCGTGTGATTTGGATATTCACGATTTTCCAGATGGAACATACATTATTCTCATTATATATATCTTATCCAATATCATGGATATTAACTTTTAGTGCGCATGTGATATGTTACTTGGTAGTAAGAAGAAAAGCGCTTTTGAAAGCAGCATAG
- a CDS encoding serine hydroxymethyltransferase, with the protein MKDQMIEAAIEKEAKRQLYNIELIASENYVSKDVLQAAGSILTNKYAEGYPGKRYYGGCVNVDEVEDIARARAKELFHAEHVNVQPHSGSQANMGVYMAILEPGDTVLGMNLTAGGHLTHGHPLNFSGTLYNFVDYGVREDDETIDYEDVRRVALENKPKLIVAGASAYPRIIDFAKFREIADEVGAYFMVDMAHIAGLVAAGLHPSPVPYADFVTTTTHKTLRGPRGGMILCKEKYAALLDKKVFPGMQGGPLMHIIAAKAVCFYEALQPEFKDYAAQIIKNCKVLSDTLKAEGFRIVSGGTNNHLILVDVKKSIGMSGKQAEKLLDEACITCNKNTIPFETEKPFVTSGIRLGTAAMTTRGFKEEEFKQVGLWISEVLKHADDEAVIQKVRKEVCALTEQFPLPNDK; encoded by the coding sequence ATGAAAGATCAAATGATTGAAGCAGCAATAGAAAAAGAAGCAAAAAGGCAGTTGTATAATATTGAATTGATTGCATCAGAAAACTATGTATCAAAAGATGTATTACAGGCAGCTGGAAGTATTCTTACGAATAAATATGCAGAAGGTTATCCTGGAAAACGCTATTACGGTGGATGCGTCAATGTCGATGAAGTGGAAGATATCGCAAGAGCACGTGCGAAGGAATTGTTCCATGCGGAACATGTCAATGTACAGCCACACTCTGGTTCTCAGGCAAACATGGGTGTGTATATGGCAATCCTTGAACCAGGTGATACGGTTTTAGGTATGAACCTGACAGCAGGTGGTCATTTAACACATGGGCACCCATTAAACTTCTCAGGTACATTATATAATTTTGTGGATTATGGCGTTCGTGAAGATGATGAAACAATTGATTATGAAGATGTGCGACGCGTTGCTTTAGAAAACAAGCCAAAGCTGATTGTTGCTGGTGCCAGTGCCTATCCAAGAATTATTGATTTTGCGAAATTCAGAGAAATCGCAGATGAAGTAGGCGCATATTTTATGGTAGATATGGCACATATTGCTGGTTTGGTTGCAGCTGGTTTACATCCAAGTCCTGTACCTTATGCAGATTTTGTGACAACAACAACGCATAAAACATTAAGAGGCCCACGAGGCGGTATGATATTATGTAAAGAAAAATACGCAGCATTGCTAGATAAAAAAGTATTCCCAGGTATGCAAGGGGGTCCTTTGATGCATATTATTGCCGCAAAAGCAGTTTGTTTCTATGAAGCATTACAGCCAGAATTTAAAGACTATGCTGCACAAATCATTAAAAACTGTAAAGTATTAAGCGATACATTAAAGGCAGAAGGTTTTAGAATTGTAAGTGGCGGTACAAATAATCATTTGATTTTAGTTGATGTGAAAAAATCTATTGGTATGAGTGGAAAACAGGCAGAAAAATTATTAGATGAAGCTTGTATCACATGTAATAAAAACACCATCCCATTTGAAACAGAAAAACCATTTGTGACAAGCGGTATTCGTTTAGGAACAGCTGCAATGACAACAAGAGGTTTTAAAGAAGAAGAATTTAAACAGGTTGGTTTATGGATTTCTGAAGTATTAAAACACGCTGATGATGAGGCTGTAATTCAGAAGGTACGTAAAGAAGTTTGTGCATTAACGGAACAGTTTCCACTACCAAATGATAAATAA